The following coding sequences lie in one Miscanthus floridulus cultivar M001 chromosome 9, ASM1932011v1, whole genome shotgun sequence genomic window:
- the LOC136481964 gene encoding probable choline kinase 2 yields MIKAQFKLECSTRSNKSKISRRRFSAVGVVQTAVAGQRSLAPAKKRKDTDRQAGSKGDEIAVLEKTLSGVEQSVGFCHNDLQYGNIMIYEETRQVTLIDYEYASFNPIAFDIANHFCEMAADYHTATPHMLDFSKYPDIEEQRRFVQTYLSSAGEKPSDGEVEKLLGLIAKYTLASHLFWGLWGIISAHVNKNIDFEYKEYARQRLDQYWQTKPGMLGPN; encoded by the exons ATGATAAAGGCTCAATTCAAGCTGGAGTGTAGCACACGATCGAACAAAAGCAAAATTTCCAGGCGGAGATTCAGCGCTGTGGGTGTGGTGCAGACTGCAGTGGCAGGCCAGCGGTCATTAGCGCCAGCCAAGAAGAGGAAAGACACAGACAGACAGGCCGGGAGCAAAGGCGATGAGATTGCAGTGCTGGAGAAGACGCTCTCGGGGGTCGAACAGTCAGTAGGATTTTGCCATAATGATCTGCAGTATGGGAATATTATGATATATGAAGAGACCAGACAAGTCACCTTGATT GACTATGAATATGCGAGTTTTAACCCTATTGCATTTGACATTGCTAATCACTTTTGTGAGATGGCTGCTGATTACCATACAGCGACACCACATATGTTGGATTTTTCAAAATATCCTG ACATTGAGGAGCAGAGAAGATTTGTTCAGACATACCTTAGCTCCGCAG GTGAAAAGCCATCAGATGGGGAAGTTGAAAAACTACTAGGGTTGATTGCAAAGTACACTCTTGCAAGCCATCTCTTTTGGGGCCTGTGGGGAATAATCTCG GCACATGTGAACAAAAATATCGACTTCGAGTACAAGGAGTACGCAAGGCAACGCTTGGATCAGTACTGGCAAACAAAGCCTGGAATGCTTGGACCCAACTGA